The following are encoded together in the Pedobacter steynii genome:
- a CDS encoding HipA family kinase → MKNYQPQLRTVNVIRYVTPLREGGSMPAIAEADDEFLYVLKFRGAGQGLRALIAELIGGEIARLLGLRIPELVFANLETDFGRIEPDEEIQDLLRASVGLNLALHYLSGAITFDPLVNQVDERTASQIVWLDAFLTNMDRTARNTNMLIWHKELWLIDHGAALYFHHSMENWEEQAVRPFSLIKDHVLLSKATELEQVDAAFKEILNPERIRSIVSLIPDDWLSGDQSFESIEAHREVYSRFLELRIAKSEIFVKEAQNAREKLI, encoded by the coding sequence GTGAAGAATTACCAGCCACAGCTCAGAACTGTTAATGTGATCAGATATGTTACCCCCCTGCGTGAAGGGGGCTCAATGCCTGCAATTGCGGAGGCAGATGATGAATTTTTATATGTACTGAAATTTCGCGGTGCCGGTCAGGGACTTCGCGCATTGATTGCCGAACTAATCGGGGGTGAAATAGCGCGTTTACTTGGACTAAGAATCCCGGAGCTGGTATTTGCAAATCTGGAAACAGACTTTGGAAGAATAGAGCCCGACGAGGAAATTCAGGACTTACTGAGGGCAAGTGTGGGTTTAAACCTGGCGTTACATTACCTTTCCGGAGCAATTACCTTTGATCCTCTGGTGAACCAGGTTGACGAAAGAACTGCTTCTCAGATTGTATGGCTGGATGCATTCTTAACCAATATGGACCGTACGGCCCGCAATACAAATATGCTCATCTGGCATAAAGAATTATGGCTCATAGACCATGGTGCTGCCTTATATTTTCATCATTCTATGGAAAACTGGGAAGAACAGGCGGTCAGGCCATTTAGTTTGATTAAAGACCATGTATTGCTCTCTAAGGCGACAGAATTGGAGCAGGTAGATGCGGCCTTTAAGGAAATTCTTAATCCTGAGCGCATCCGGTCTATCGTTTCACTGATTCCTGACGACTGGCTTTCAGGGGACCAGAGCTTTGAATCAATTGAAGCACATCGCGAAGTATATTCCAGATTTTTAGAATTGCGGATCGCAAAATCAGAAATCTTTGTAAAAGAAGCACAAAATGCAAGAGAAAAACTTATTTGA